A segment of the Zonotrichia albicollis isolate bZonAlb1 chromosome 34, bZonAlb1.hap1, whole genome shotgun sequence genome:
ACGTCTGAGGTCATTGTGACCATGTCTGAGATCATCACATCCTTCCTTGAGGTCATCATGGCCATGTTTGAGATCATTGTGACCATGTCTAAGATCATCATGTCCTTCCTTGGGGTCATCATGGCCATGTCTGAGATCATCACGTCCTTCCTTGAGGTCATCATGGCCATGCTTGTGGTCATTGTAACCAGGTCTGAGATCATCACGTCCTTCCTTGAGGCCATCATGGCCATGCTTGAGGTCATTGTGACCATGTCTGAGATCACCATGTCCTTCCTTGGGATCATCATGGCCATGCTTGAGATCATTGTGACCATGTCTGAGATCATCACGTCCTTCCTTGAGGTCATTGTGACCATGTCTGAGATCACCATGTCCTTCCTTGAGGTCATCATGGCCATGCTTGAGGTCATTGTGACCATCTCTGAAGCCATGGTGGTCAACCTTGGGGTCATGGCGGCCATCCCTGGAGTCATGGTGGTCACCCTTGGGGTTGTTGTGGTCTTCTCCTAAGCTGTGTCCTTCTCTGAGATCATCCTGAACCTTGAGGCCATCAGGGTCATCTCCTCCTTCTCTTGGGTCATCCTGTCCCTCTTTGGGGTCATCAAATCCCTCTTTGGGGTCACCTCGTCCTTCTCTGAGGTCACCTCGTCCTTCTCTTGGGTCGTGTCCCTCTCTGGGGCCACCCTGTCCTTTTCTGGGGTCTTCTGCAGCCGCCCAGCAGAGGCtctggggtctctgctccatctcCAGGGCGTCGGTGGCTTCCTCCACCCTCCTGGGGCCACCTGGCTCCGAGTCCTTGGAgctctcaggggctcctccaaCACCCCTGGAGGGTCTCCCCTGGACCTTCCTGGAGCTCTTGTGACCTTTGGGGACATCTCTGGAGCTTTTGTGACCTTTGGAATCATCTCTGGAGCTCTTGTGACCTTTGGGAACATCTCTGGAGCTTTTGTGACCTTTGGGGACATCACTGGAGCTCTCCAGACCTTCCTGAATGTTCTTAAAGCTCTTGGGActctcctggctgtccctgggacCATCAGGGACATCGCTGGGGCTCTTGGGACCCTCCTGGCTGCCCTTGGAACCTTCTAGAACGTCACTGAAGCTCTTGGGACTCTCAAGGACTTTGTTGGAAGTTTTGGGGCCGTTGGAGACATCTCCAGAGCTCTTGGGACCCTCTGGGCTATCACTGGAAGTGTTGagacccccagagctgccactggAGCTTGTGGGACCTTCTGGGCCATCACTGGAGTTTGTGGGACCTTCTGGGCCATCACTGGAGCTCCTGGAACCACCTGGGCCATCACTGGAGGTTGTGGGACCACCTGAGACTTCACTGAAACTTGTGGAACCACCTGGGCCATCACTGGAGCTCTTGGGACCTTTGAGGACATCACTGGAGCTCTTGGAACCACCTGGGATGTCACAGGAGCTCTTGGGACCTTTGAGGACATCGCTGGAGCTCATGGGACCACCTGAGACTTTACTAGAACTTGTGGAACCACCTGGATCATCACTGGAGCTCTTGGAACCACCTGGGATATCACCAGAGCTTGTGGGACAACCTGGATCATCACTGGAGCTCTTGACACCCTCAGGTCCATCACAGGAACCCTTGAGAgccccaaaaccaccaccagcaccttctcctccaccttcctcctcttcctcctccacgttcctcctcctcctcctcctcctcctcctgggcgGCCTCGGCCTCAGCCCCCGCCGCTCCCTCAAGGCCCTGCCGGCCCTGCGAGCTCCCAGAGGAGCTCCGAGCAGCGGGACGCCctcggggggcggcggcggagcgggcGGCAGCGAGCTCCAAGTGATCTCCAGCACCTTGAGCGCGTCCTCGAAGGCGAACTCGCGcttgagctccagcagcagccagcggTAGCAGAAGAGGAGATCGTGAGCTCCGCGCGCCGCCAGGAAAGCCCAGAACTGCGGGTCGGCGCGGCGCAGCAGCCGGCGGAGGTGACCGAAGGCGCGAGCCAACCCGCGGCCTCCGGGCCGGAAGCGCGGAGCTAAGCGGCGCATCAGCGAGCAGAAGCACAGGAAGGCCTGAGCCTCGTCGTCCAGCACGGCCAACAGCGGAGCCGCCACGTCCGACATGCCCTGGCAGTAGGAGAGGCGCGGGTGGCCCAGCGCGAAGGTGGTGAGCAGCGCCTGCAGCGCCGCCAGGTGAGGGTGCCCCTCCTCGGGGCCGCCGAAGTAGGGGTGGGCGCGGTCGGTGCGCACCACGTCCTTGCGCACGGCCGCCGCCACCTGCGCCAGCTCGGCCGGAGCGGCGCGGGCGGCCAGCGCCACCTTGAGCGAGGAGTACTCGGCCGCCTTGAGGCGCAGGTGGGACAGGCGCTCCTGGCCCGTCAGGCCGGCGGGGAACACGTTCAGCAGGTAACGCCACACCACCTGGATGAGGGGGAATGGGACAGGTGAGATCATGGACAGACCACCTGTGTGGGGCAAAATGGGACAGGTGAGATCAGGAACACGTTCAGCAGGTAACGCCAGACCACCTGTGTGGGGCAAAATGGGACAGGTGAGATCAGGAACAGGTTCAGCAGGTAACGCCACACCACCTGTGTGGGGGGgaatgggacaggtgagaccaTGGACAGGttcagggacaggtgagatcATGGACAGGTTCAGCAGGTAACGCCACACCACCTGTGTGGGGGAGAATCGGACAGGTGAGACACTGGGAACAGGttcagggacaggtgagatcATGGACAGGttcagggacaggtgagatcAGGAACACGTTCAGCAGGTGACACCACACCACCTGTACAGGGAGAGAGAACAGGTGAGATCATGGACAGGttcagggacaggtgagatcATGGACAGACCACCTGTGTGGGGCAaaatgggacaggtgagacactgGAAACAGGTTCAGCAGGTAACACCAGACCACCTGTACAGGGAGATAGAACAGGTGAGATCATGGACAGGTTCAGCAGGTAACGCCAGACCACCTGTACAGGGAGATAGAACAGGTAAGCACAGGAACACGttcagggacaggtgagatcAGAACACGTTCAGCAGGTAACACCACACCACCTGTGTGGGGCAAAATGGGACAGGTGAGATCATGGACAGGTTCAGCAGGTAATGCCACACCACCTGTGTGGGGCAAAATGGGACAGGTGAGATCATGGACAGGttcagggacaggtgagatcATGGACAGGTTCAGCAGGTAACGCCACACCACCTGTACAGGGCAAAATgggacaggtgagcacaggAACACGTTCAAGGACAGGTGAGATCAGAACACGTTCAGCAGGTAACGCCAGACCACCTGGATGGGGGgaatgggacaggtgagggatcAGGGACACGATCAGCAGGTGACACAAACAGgtgggacatcagggacaggtTCAGCAGGTAACATCACACCACCTGAATGGGAGGAAATGGGGTTAGGGACATCAGGAACTCTCAGGTGTGGGCCAGGATGGATCTGAGGATCCCCAGGTGTGACTCAGGTGACACCAAAACGCCTCAGGTGTGATTGAGATGCAATCACAACCTCCAGGTGAGCCTCAGGGAGGTCAGAGAACCCCCTAAGGTGTGTCTCAGAGAACCCCAGGTGTGACCACAACACCCCCAGGTGTGATCAGAACCCTTCCCAGTTGTGTCCCACACGTGACCACAACCCCCAGGTGTGATCAGAAcccttcccaggtgtgtcccagatGTGATAACAACCCCCAGGTGTCACCAcatgcccccaggtgtgtcccaggtgtgatAACAACCCCCAGGTGTCACCAcgtgcccccaggtgtgtcccacacATGACCACAACCCCCAGGTGTGATCAGAACCCTTCCCAGATGTGACCACAACCCCCAGGTGTGATCAGAAcccttcccaggtgtgtcccagatGCGATAACAACCCCCAGGTGTGATCAGAACccttcccagctgtgtcccagatGTGACAACAACCCCCAGGTGCGATCAGAAcccttcccaggtgtgtcccagatGTGATAACAACCCCCAGGTGCGATCAGAAcccttcccaggtgtgtcccagatGTGACCACAACCCCCAGGTGTGATCAGAAcccttcccaggtgtgtcccaggtgtgacAACAACCCCCAGGTGTGATCAGAAcccttcccaggtgtgtcccacacGTGACCACAACCCCCAGGTGTCACCACAttcccccaggtgtgtcccagatGCAATCACAACCCCCAGGTGTGATCAGAAcccttcccaggtgtgtcccaggtgtgatAACAACCCCCAGGTGTCACCACAttcccccaggtgtgtcccagatGTGACCACaacccccaggtgtgtcccagatGCGATAACAACCCCCAGGTGTGACCAGAACActtcccaggtgtgtcccagatGCGATAAGAACCTCCAGGTGTCATCAGAACCCTTCTCAGGTGTGTCCCACACGTGACCACAAGCCCCAGGTGTGATCAGAAcccttcccaggtgtgtcccagatGTGATAACAACCCCCAGGTGTCACCAcgtgcccccaggtgtgtcccaggtgcaTCTCTGAGCTCTCACCTTGCGCAGGCCGGGCTCGACGCCGCCGTGGAAGACGTGCAGCCGCAGGTCGTGGGGCCGCAGCAGGCGCCCACCTGGGCCCAGGTACGACCTCAGGTCGGCGTCGCTCAGGGGGGCGCAGGGCGGGGgcgggggagggggcggggacacgGCCGGGGTCCCCTCGGGCCACGCCAGGGCCGCCTGTGCCCGCGCCAGCGTCCGGCCCACCTGTGGGAACAGCACAGGTGACACtcggagggcactgggagcacccAAGAGGAGCTCCAGCAGTTCGAGGCATTCcaggtgtgtctcacctgtgccaggtgtgcctcacctgtgccagcagagcctgggtgAAGGGCAGGGCCGCCGCCAGCAGCGAGCGGCGCTCGGGGACC
Coding sequences within it:
- the TBC1D25 gene encoding TBC1 domain family member 25 isoform X11, with amino-acid sequence MAATAGGGASPGGGGGAALEEECEVVRVRVKKNEGQQPPEFRSFAVDPQITSLDVLQHILARAFDLQGKKSFVLSFAARDGQGQDTFVPLLSDGDLANAFNCARPTLRLRLDVRNPPDSPLLEDWDIISPREVAAAEPVPERRSLLAAALPFTQALLAQVGRTLARAQAALAWPEGTPAVSPPPPPPPPCAPLSDADLRSYLGPGGRLLRPHDLRLHVFHGGVEPGLRKVVWRYLLNVFPAGLTGQERLSHLRLKAAEYSSLKVALAARAAPAELAQVAAAVRKDVVRTDRAHPYFGGPEEGHPHLAALQALLTTFALGHPRLSYCQGMSDVAAPLLAVLDDEAQAFLCFCSLMRRLAPRFRPGGRGLARAFGHLRRLLRRADPQFWAFLAARGAHDLLFCYRWLLLELKREFAFEDALKVLEITWSSLPPAPPPPPEGVPLLGAPLGARRAGRALRERRGLRPRPPRRRRRRRRRNVEEEEEEGGGEGAGGGFGALKGSCDGPEGVKSSSDDPGCPTSSGDIPGGSKSSSDDPGGSTSSSKVSGGPMSSSDVLKGPKSSCDIPGGSKSSSDVLKGPKSSSDGPGGSTSFSEVSGGPTTSSDGPGGSRSSSDGPEGPTNSSDGPEGPTSSSGSSGGLNTSSDSPEGPKSSGDVSNGPKTSNKVLESPKSFSDVLEGSKGSQEGPKSPSDVPDGPRDSQESPKSFKNIQEGLESSSDVPKGHKSSRDVPKGHKSSRDDSKGHKSSRDVPKGHKSSRKVQGRPSRGVGGAPESSKDSEPGGPRRVEEATDALEMEQRPQSLCWAAAEDPRKGQGGPREGHDPREGRGDLREGRGDPKEGFDDPKEGQDDPREGGDDPDGLKVQDDLREGHSLGEDHNNPKGDHHDSRDGRHDPKVDHHGFRDGHNDLKHGHDDLKEGHGDLRHGHNDLKEGRDDLRHGHNDLKEGRDDLRHGHDDPKEGHDDLRHGHNDLKHGHDDLKEGCDDLRHGHNDLRRGHDDPKEGCDDLRRGHDDLKEERDDLRHGHNDLKRGHDDLKEGRDDLRCGHNDLKDGRDDLKEGRDDLRHGHNELRHGHNDLKRGHDDLKEGSDDLRHGHNDLKHGHDDPKEGRDDLRRGHNDLKEGRDDLRRGHNDLKHGHDDLKEGRGDLRHGHDDPKEGCGHPSHGHDDPRHDHHDPKDIHDDLKHGHHHHPKDDHVHHDLTDHPIRTTRHHPTTPDDPWGGRWAWEDPSTTSSSSSCSSCSSSSSSSDEEVTVEDDGAPLPPPEELGQGNPFLLFVCLAMLLEQRDAVMARGGDYNEVAMHFDRLVRRHQLPRVLRRAKALFARYLEGWGATAPGGPPAGPPSG
- the TBC1D25 gene encoding TBC1 domain family member 25 isoform X20, yielding MAATAGGGASPGGGGGAALEEECEVVRVRVKKNEGQQPPEFRSFAVDPQITSLDVLQHILARAFDLQGKKSFVLSFAARDGQGQDTFVPLLSDGDLANAFNCARPTLRLRLDVRNPPDSPLLEDWDIISPREVAAAEPVPERRSLLAAALPFTQALLAQVGRTLARAQAALAWPEGTPAVSPPPPPPPPCAPLSDADLRSYLGPGGRLLRPHDLRLHVFHGGVEPGLRKVVWRYLLNVFPAGLTGQERLSHLRLKAAEYSSLKVALAARAAPAELAQVAAAVRKDVVRTDRAHPYFGGPEEGHPHLAALQALLTTFALGHPRLSYCQGMSDVAAPLLAVLDDEAQAFLCFCSLMRRLAPRFRPGGRGLARAFGHLRRLLRRADPQFWAFLAARGAHDLLFCYRWLLLELKREFAFEDALKVLEITWSSLPPAPPPPPEGVPLLGAPLGARRAGRALRERRGLRPRPPRRRRRRRRRNVEEEEEEGGGEGAGGGFGALKGSCDGPEGVKSSSDDPGCPTSSGDIPGGSKSSSDDPGGSTSSSKVSGGPMSSSDVLKGPKSSCDIPGGSKSSSDVLKGPKSSSDGPGGSTSFSEVSGGPTTSSDGPGGSRSSSDGPEGPTNSSDGPEGPTSSSGSSGGLNTSSDSPEGPKSSGDVSNGPKTSNKVLESPKSFSDVLEGSKGSQEGPKSPSDVPDGPRDSQESPKSFKNIQEGLESSSDVPKGHKSSRDVPKGHKSSRDDSKGHKSSRDVPKGHKSSRKVQGRPSRGVGGAPESSKDSEPGGPRRVEEATDALEMEQRPQSLCWAAAEDPRKGQGGPREGHDPREGRGDLREGRGDPKEGFDDPKEGQDDPREGGDDPDGLKVQDDLREGHSLGEDHNNPKGDHHDSRDGRHDPKVDHHGFRDGHNDLKHGHDDLKEGHGDLRHGHNDLKEGRDDLRHGHNDLKEGRDDLRHGHDDPKEGHDDLRHGHNDLKHGHDDLKEGCDDLRHGHNDLRRGHDDPKEGCDDLRRGHDDLKEERDDLRHGHNDLKRGHDDLKEGRDDLRCGHNDLKDGRDDLKEGRDDLRHGHNELRHGHNDLKRGHDDLKEGSDDLRHGHNDLKHGHDDPKEGRDDLRRGHNDLKEGRDDLRRGHNDLKHGCDDLKEGRDDPSHGHDDPRHDHHDPKDIHDDLKHGHHHHPKDDHVHHDLTDHPIRTTRHHPTTPDDPWGGRWAWEDPSTTSSSSSCSSCSSSSSSSDEEVTVEDDGAPLPPPEELGQGNPFLLFVCLAMLLEQRDAVMARGGDYNEVAMHFDRLVRRHQLPRVLRRAKALFARYLEGWGATAPGGPPAGPPSG
- the TBC1D25 gene encoding TBC1 domain family member 25 isoform X25, encoding MAATAGGGASPGGGGGAALEEECEVVRVRVKKNEGQQPPEFRSFAVDPQITSLDVLQHILARAFDLQGKKSFVLSFAARDGQGQDTFVPLLSDGDLANAFNCARPTLRLRLDVRNPPDSPLLEDWDIISPREVAAAEPVPERRSLLAAALPFTQALLAQVGRTLARAQAALAWPEGTPAVSPPPPPPPPCAPLSDADLRSYLGPGGRLLRPHDLRLHVFHGGVEPGLRKVVWRYLLNVFPAGLTGQERLSHLRLKAAEYSSLKVALAARAAPAELAQVAAAVRKDVVRTDRAHPYFGGPEEGHPHLAALQALLTTFALGHPRLSYCQGMSDVAAPLLAVLDDEAQAFLCFCSLMRRLAPRFRPGGRGLARAFGHLRRLLRRADPQFWAFLAARGAHDLLFCYRWLLLELKREFAFEDALKVLEITWSSLPPAPPPPPEGVPLLGAPLGARRAGRALRERRGLRPRPPRRRRRRRRRNVEEEEEEGGGEGAGGGFGALKGSCDGPEGVKSSSDDPGCPTSSGDIPGGSKSSSDDPGGSTSSSKVSGGPMSSSDVLKGPKSSCDIPGGSKSSSDVLKGPKSSSDGPGGSTSFSEVSGGPTTSSDGPGGSRSSSDGPEGPTNSSDGPEGPTSSSGSSGGLNTSSDSPEGPKSSGDVSNGPKTSNKVLESPKSFSDVLEGSKGSQEGPKSPSDVPDGPRDSQESPKSFKNIQEGLESSSDVPKGHKSSRDVPKGHKSSRDDSKGHKSSRDVPKGHKSSRKVQGRPSRGVGGAPESSKDSEPGGPRRVEEATDALEMEQRPQSLCWAAAEDPRKGQGGPREGHDPREGRGDLREGRGDPKEGFDDPKEGQDDPREGGDDPDGLKVQDDLREGHSLGEDHNNPKGDHHDSRDGRHDPKVDHHGFRDGHNDLKHGHDDLKEGHGDLRHGHNDLKEGRDDLRHGHNDLKEGRDDLRHGHDDPKEGHDDLRHGHNDLKHGHDDLKEGCDDLRHGHNDLRRGHDDPKEGCDDLRRGHDDLKEERDDLRHGHNDLKRGHDDLKEGRDDLRCGHNDLKDGRDDLKEGRDDLRHGHNELRHGHNDLKRGHDDLKEGSDDLRHGHNDLKHGHDDPKEGRDDLRRGHNDLRHGHDDPKEGCGHPSHGHDDPRHDHHDPKDIHDDLKHGHHHHPKDDHVHHDLTDHPIRTTRHHPTTPDDPWGGRWAWEDPSTTSSSSSCSSCSSSSSSSDEEVTVEDDGAPLPPPEELGQGNPFLLFVCLAMLLEQRDAVMARGGDYNEVAMHFDRLVRRHQLPRVLRRAKALFARYLEGWGATAPGGPPAGPPSG
- the TBC1D25 gene encoding TBC1 domain family member 25 isoform X19, which translates into the protein MAATAGGGASPGGGGGAALEEECEVVRVRVKKNEGQQPPEFRSFAVDPQITSLDVLQHILARAFDLQGKKSFVLSFAARDGQGQDTFVPLLSDGDLANAFNCARPTLRLRLDVRNPPDSPLLEDWDIISPREVAAAEPVPERRSLLAAALPFTQALLAQVGRTLARAQAALAWPEGTPAVSPPPPPPPPCAPLSDADLRSYLGPGGRLLRPHDLRLHVFHGGVEPGLRKVVWRYLLNVFPAGLTGQERLSHLRLKAAEYSSLKVALAARAAPAELAQVAAAVRKDVVRTDRAHPYFGGPEEGHPHLAALQALLTTFALGHPRLSYCQGMSDVAAPLLAVLDDEAQAFLCFCSLMRRLAPRFRPGGRGLARAFGHLRRLLRRADPQFWAFLAARGAHDLLFCYRWLLLELKREFAFEDALKVLEITWSSLPPAPPPPPEGVPLLGAPLGARRAGRALRERRGLRPRPPRRRRRRRRRNVEEEEEEGGGEGAGGGFGALKGSCDGPEGVKSSSDDPGCPTSSGDIPGGSKSSSDDPGGSTSSSKVSGGPMSSSDVLKGPKSSCDIPGGSKSSSDVLKGPKSSSDGPGGSTSFSEVSGGPTTSSDGPGGSRSSSDGPEGPTNSSDGPEGPTSSSGSSGGLNTSSDSPEGPKSSGDVSNGPKTSNKVLESPKSFSDVLEGSKGSQEGPKSPSDVPDGPRDSQESPKSFKNIQEGLESSSDVPKGHKSSRDVPKGHKSSRDDSKGHKSSRDVPKGHKSSRKVQGRPSRGVGGAPESSKDSEPGGPRRVEEATDALEMEQRPQSLCWAAAEDPRKGQGGPREGHDPREGRGDLREGRGDPKEGFDDPKEGQDDPREGGDDPDGLKVQDDLREGHSLGEDHNNPKGDHHDSRDGRHDPKVDHHGFRDGHNDLKHGHDDLKEGHGDLRHGHNDLKEGRDDLRHGHNDLKEGRDDLRHGHDDPKEGHDDLRHGHNDLKHGHDDLKEGCDDLRHGHNDLRRGHDDPKEGCDDLRRGHDDLKEERDDLRHGHNDLKRGHDDLKEGRDDLRCGHNDLKDGRDDLKEGRDDLRHGHNELRHGHNDLKRGHDDLKEGSDDLRHGHNDLKHGHDDPKEGRDDLRRGHNDLKEGRDDLRRGHNDLRHGHDDPKEGCGHPSHGHDDPRHDHHDPKDIHDDLKHGHHHHPKDDHVHHDLTDHPIRTTRHHPTTPDDPWGGRWAWEDPSTTSSSSSCSSCSSSSSSSDEEVTVEDDGAPLPPPEELGQGNPFLLFVCLAMLLEQRDAVMARGGDYNEVAMHFDRLVRRHQLPRVLRRAKALFARYLEGWGATAPGGPPAGPPSG
- the TBC1D25 gene encoding TBC1 domain family member 25 isoform X14, which translates into the protein MAATAGGGASPGGGGGAALEEECEVVRVRVKKNEGQQPPEFRSFAVDPQITSLDVLQHILARAFDLQGKKSFVLSFAARDGQGQDTFVPLLSDGDLANAFNCARPTLRLRLDVRNPPDSPLLEDWDIISPREVAAAEPVPERRSLLAAALPFTQALLAQVGRTLARAQAALAWPEGTPAVSPPPPPPPPCAPLSDADLRSYLGPGGRLLRPHDLRLHVFHGGVEPGLRKVVWRYLLNVFPAGLTGQERLSHLRLKAAEYSSLKVALAARAAPAELAQVAAAVRKDVVRTDRAHPYFGGPEEGHPHLAALQALLTTFALGHPRLSYCQGMSDVAAPLLAVLDDEAQAFLCFCSLMRRLAPRFRPGGRGLARAFGHLRRLLRRADPQFWAFLAARGAHDLLFCYRWLLLELKREFAFEDALKVLEITWSSLPPAPPPPPEGVPLLGAPLGARRAGRALRERRGLRPRPPRRRRRRRRRNVEEEEEEGGGEGAGGGFGALKGSCDGPEGVKSSSDDPGCPTSSGDIPGGSKSSSDDPGGSTSSSKVSGGPMSSSDVLKGPKSSCDIPGGSKSSSDVLKGPKSSSDGPGGSTSFSEVSGGPTTSSDGPGGSRSSSDGPEGPTNSSDGPEGPTSSSGSSGGLNTSSDSPEGPKSSGDVSNGPKTSNKVLESPKSFSDVLEGSKGSQEGPKSPSDVPDGPRDSQESPKSFKNIQEGLESSSDVPKGHKSSRDVPKGHKSSRDDSKGHKSSRDVPKGHKSSRKVQGRPSRGVGGAPESSKDSEPGGPRRVEEATDALEMEQRPQSLCWAAAEDPRKGQGGPREGHDPREGRGDLREGRGDPKEGFDDPKEGQDDPREGGDDPDGLKVQDDLREGHSLGEDHNNPKGDHHDSRDGRHDPKVDHHGFRDGHNDLKHGHDDLKEGHGDLRHGHNDLKEGRDDLRHGHNDLKEGRDDLRHGHDDPKEGHDDLRHGHNDLKHGHDDLKEGCDDLRHGHNDLRRGHDDPKEGCDDLRRGHDDLKEERDDLRHGHNDLKRGHDDLKEGRDDLRCGHNDLKDGRDDLKEGRDDLRHGHNELRHGHNDLKRGHDDLKEGSDDLRHGHNDLKHGHDDPKEGRDDLRRGHNDLKEGRDDLRRGHNDLKEGRGDLRHGHDDPKEGCGHPSHGHDDPRHDHHDPKDIHDDLKHGHHHHPKDDHVHHDLTDHPIRTTRHHPTTPDDPWGGRWAWEDPSTTSSSSSCSSCSSSSSSSDEEVTVEDDGAPLPPPEELGQGNPFLLFVCLAMLLEQRDAVMARGGDYNEVAMHFDRLVRRHQLPRVLRRAKALFARYLEGWGATAPGGPPAGPPSG
- the TBC1D25 gene encoding TBC1 domain family member 25 isoform X29, whose amino-acid sequence is MAATAGGGASPGGGGGAALEEECEVVRVRVKKNEGQQPPEFRSFAVDPQITSLDVLQHILARAFDLQGKKSFVLSFAARDGQGQDTFVPLLSDGDLANAFNCARPTLRLRLDVRNPPDSPLLEDWDIISPREVAAAEPVPERRSLLAAALPFTQALLAQVGRTLARAQAALAWPEGTPAVSPPPPPPPPCAPLSDADLRSYLGPGGRLLRPHDLRLHVFHGGVEPGLRKVVWRYLLNVFPAGLTGQERLSHLRLKAAEYSSLKVALAARAAPAELAQVAAAVRKDVVRTDRAHPYFGGPEEGHPHLAALQALLTTFALGHPRLSYCQGMSDVAAPLLAVLDDEAQAFLCFCSLMRRLAPRFRPGGRGLARAFGHLRRLLRRADPQFWAFLAARGAHDLLFCYRWLLLELKREFAFEDALKVLEITWSSLPPAPPPPPEGVPLLGAPLGARRAGRALRERRGLRPRPPRRRRRRRRRNVEEEEEEGGGEGAGGGFGALKGSCDGPEGVKSSSDDPGCPTSSGDIPGGSKSSSDDPGGSTSSSKVSGGPMSSSDVLKGPKSSCDIPGGSKSSSDVLKGPKSSSDGPGGSTSFSEVSGGPTTSSDGPGGSRSSSDGPEGPTNSSDGPEGPTSSSGSSGGLNTSSDSPEGPKSSGDVSNGPKTSNKVLESPKSFSDVLEGSKGSQEGPKSPSDVPDGPRDSQESPKSFKNIQEGLESSSDVPKGHKSSRDVPKGHKSSRDDSKGHKSSRDVPKGHKSSRKVQGRPSRGVGGAPESSKDSEPGGPRRVEEATDALEMEQRPQSLCWAAAEDPRKGQGGPREGHDPREGRGDLREGRGDPKEGFDDPKEGQDDPREGGDDPDGLKVQDDLREGHSLGEDHNNPKGDHHDSRDGRHDPKVDHHGFRDGHNDLKHGHDDLKEGHGDLRHGHNDLKEGRDDLRHGHNDLKEGRDDLRHGHDDPKEGHDDLRHGHNDLKHGHDDLKEGCDDLRHGHNDLRRGHDDPKEGCDDLRRGHDDLKEERDDLRHGHNDLKRGHDDLKEGRDDLRCGHNDLKDGRDDLKEGRDDLRHGHNELRHGHNDLKRGHDDLKEGSDDLRHGHNDLKHGHDDPKEGRDDLRHGHDDPKEGCGHPSHGHDDPRHDHHDPKDIHDDLKHGHHHHPKDDHVHHDLTDHPIRTTRHHPTTPDDPWGGRWAWEDPSTTSSSSSCSSCSSSSSSSDEEVTVEDDGAPLPPPEELGQGNPFLLFVCLAMLLEQRDAVMARGGDYNEVAMHFDRLVRRHQLPRVLRRAKALFARYLEGWGATAPGGPPAGPPSG
- the TBC1D25 gene encoding TBC1 domain family member 25 isoform X16, whose translation is MAATAGGGASPGGGGGAALEEECEVVRVRVKKNEGQQPPEFRSFAVDPQITSLDVLQHILARAFDLQGKKSFVLSFAARDGQGQDTFVPLLSDGDLANAFNCARPTLRLRLDVRNPPDSPLLEDWDIISPREVAAAEPVPERRSLLAAALPFTQALLAQVGRTLARAQAALAWPEGTPAVSPPPPPPPPCAPLSDADLRSYLGPGGRLLRPHDLRLHVFHGGVEPGLRKVVWRYLLNVFPAGLTGQERLSHLRLKAAEYSSLKVALAARAAPAELAQVAAAVRKDVVRTDRAHPYFGGPEEGHPHLAALQALLTTFALGHPRLSYCQGMSDVAAPLLAVLDDEAQAFLCFCSLMRRLAPRFRPGGRGLARAFGHLRRLLRRADPQFWAFLAARGAHDLLFCYRWLLLELKREFAFEDALKVLEITWSSLPPAPPPPPEGVPLLGAPLGARRAGRALRERRGLRPRPPRRRRRRRRRNVEEEEEEGGGEGAGGGFGALKGSCDGPEGVKSSSDDPGCPTSSGDIPGGSKSSSDDPGGSTSSSKVSGGPMSSSDVLKGPKSSCDIPGGSKSSSDVLKGPKSSSDGPGGSTSFSEVSGGPTTSSDGPGGSRSSSDGPEGPTNSSDGPEGPTSSSGSSGGLNTSSDSPEGPKSSGDVSNGPKTSNKVLESPKSFSDVLEGSKGSQEGPKSPSDVPDGPRDSQESPKSFKNIQEGLESSSDVPKGHKSSRDVPKGHKSSRDDSKGHKSSRDVPKGHKSSRKVQGRPSRGVGGAPESSKDSEPGGPRRVEEATDALEMEQRPQSLCWAAAEDPRKGQGGPREGHDPREGRGDLREGRGDPKEGFDDPKEGQDDPREGGDDPDGLKVQDDLREGHSLGEDHNNPKGDHHDSRDGRHDPKVDHHGFRDGHNDLKHGHDDLKEGHGDLRHGHNDLKEGRDDLRHGHNDLKEGRDDLRHGHDDPKEGHDDLRHGHNDLKHGHDDLKEGCDDLRHGHNDLRRGHDDPKEGCDDLRRGHDDLKEERDDLRHGHNDLKRGHDDLKEGRDDLRCGHNDLKDGRDDLKEGRDDLRHGHNELRHGHNDLKRGHDDLKEGSDDLRHGHNDLKEGRDDLKHGHDDLKEGRDDLRRGHNDLKHGHDDLKEGRGDLRHGHDDPKEGCGHPSHGHDDPRHDHHDPKDIHDDLKHGHHHHPKDDHVHHDLTDHPIRTTRHHPTTPDDPWGGRWAWEDPSTTSSSSSCSSCSSSSSSSDEEVTVEDDGAPLPPPEELGQGNPFLLFVCLAMLLEQRDAVMARGGDYNEVAMHFDRLVRRHQLPRVLRRAKALFARYLEGWGATAPGGPPAGPPSG